In the Xanthobacteraceae bacterium genome, CGGCGACGATGGAGCCGATGTTGCCGCAGCCGATGATGCCGAGCGTCTTCGCCGTGATTTCGACGCCGTTGAAGCGGTTCTTTTCCCACTTGCCCGCCTGCGTGGAAGCGTCGGCGGCCGGAATCTGCCGCGCGACCGCGAACATCAGCGCAATCGCGTGCTCGGCGGTGGTGATCGAGTTGCCGAACGGCGTGTTCATCACGATCACGCCCTTGGCGGTCGCGGCCGGGATTTCGACGTTATCGACGCCGATGCCCGCGCGGCCCACGACTTTGAGCTTCTTCGCGGCTTCCAGCACCTTCGAAGTCACCTTGGTCGCGGAGCGGATGGCGATGCCGTCATAGTCGCCGATGATCTTGATGAGTTCGTCGCGCTCGAGGCCGGTCTTCACGTCGGTCTCGACGCCGCGATCCTTGAAGATCTGCACGGCGGTCGGGGAAAGCTTGTCTGCAATGAGAACGCGGGGTGCCATCACGGGCCTCCAGCTATGTGAGAAGGAAAATTGGGGAAGGAATAGCGAGGCGGCTTACGCCGCCTTCGCCTGAGCAGCCTTAGCCTGCGCGAAGGCCCAGTCGAGCCATGGCGTCAGCGCCTCGAGGTCGGAAGCCTCGATGGTCGCGCCGGTCCAGATGCGAAGGCCCGGAGGGGCGTCGCGATAGTGGCCGATGTCGAGCGCGACGTTTTCCTTCTCAAGCAGAGAAGCGAGCGATTTCGCGAACGCATTCTGTGCGTCGGCAGGCAGCGCCTTGATCGCGGGATCGACCACTTCGAAACACACGGAAGTGTTCGAGCGCTCGGCTTCGTTCTTGGCGAGAAAAGCGACCCACGGGGTCTTCGCGACCCAGTTCGCGAGCACCGCGAAGTTCTTGTCGGCGCGCGCCTGCAAGCCTTTCAGCGAGCCGACCGACTTCGCCCATTCCAGCGCATCGACGTAGTCCTCGACCGCAAGCATCGACGGCGTGTTGATGGTCTCGCCCTCGAAGATGCCGCCGATCAGCTTGCCGCCTTTGGTCATGCGGAAGATCTTCGGCATCGGCCATGCGGGGGTGTGGCTTTCTAGCCGTTCGACCGCGCGCGGGCTGAGGATCAGCATGCCGTGCGCGGCTTCGCCGCCGAGCACTTTCTGCCAGCTATAGGTGACGACATCGAGCTTCGCGAAGTCGAGGTTCTGCGCGAACGCGGCGGAAGTCGCGTCGCAAATGGTCAGGCCTTCGCGATTCGCAGGAATCCAGTCGGCATTCGGGACGCGCACGCCGGAAGTGGTGCCGTTCCACGTGAAGATCACGTCGTTCTTGAAATCGACTTTCGCGAGATCGGGCAGCTCGCCATAGGGCGCCTTGGTGACCTTCGCGTCTTTGAGTTTGAGCTGCTTCACGACGTCGGTCGCCCAGCCTTCGCCGAACGATTCCCAGGTCAGCACTTCGACGCCGCGTGCACCGAGCAGCGACCACAGCACCATTTCGACGGCGCCAGTGTCGGAAGCCGGCACGATGCCGATCTTGTAGTCAGCGGGCACGCCAAGCACTTCGCGCGTGAGTTCGATCGCGTATTTCAAACGCGCCTTACCCGGCTTCGAACGGTGCGAGCGGCCGACTAGAGCTTTTTCGAGGTTTTGAAGTTTCCACCCCGGGCGCTTGGCGCAGGGGCCGGACGAAAAATGGTTTACGCGCGGGCGCGCGGTAGGCTGTGTCGTCATGACCTATCCTTCCAGATAGAAGCCCCTCGTTGGGGAGGGGTGTCCCGCCGCCGCAGATACCAGAGTTTGCTGGCCGGTCAAGTGCGCTGCAGCAAAGCAGCTATCAACTTTTTGCCGCAGCCCGCGCGCCAGCAGAAACCGGCACGGAAAAGAAAAAGGCCGCGATCCCCTTACGGATCGCGGCCAGTTGCGCGAGAGCCTAATCGCGCCGGGGGTAACTCAGTCGATCAGGTAGCGAAAGCCAACCCGGAATTCGTGCGCGGTGATGTTGTCGCTGGAATACGGGTTGGCCTGAAAGCCGCCGAGATCGAGATAGCGATAGTTGAAATCGAACGAGAGGTTCGGCGAGACGTGATAGGCCGCGCCCGCGGTCGCGTTCCACGCGAAGTTCCAGACGCTGCCGCCCGGAAACGCGGTGACCACGTTGAGCGGCGTCGTCGTCTGATAGCCGCCGGTCGAGAGATACGCCGCGCCGACGCCGGCGCCGACATAGGGCGTAATTCCCCACCAGGTGCCCATATCGACATAGCCGTTCACGAGCAGCGTCATGCTGCGCAGGTTGGTCGTATCGTTCGTAATGCCGCCGAGACCCGGACCACCGCACGGATCGGCGCAAGTGTTGTTGCCGCGGAACGTGCTCTTGAAAGCGTAGTCGTAGGTGATGTCGCCGCGCAGCCAGTCGTTGAACTTGTAACCGACGCCAAGGCCGAACGCCGCCGCGTCTTTCAGCGAAGTATTGGTGAGCGCCTGCGTGCCATCGGTGACCGACGGGCTGTCGTACTGGCGATAGGAGAAGTCCCCGCGCAGATACCAGTTCGAACCGAACTCGACCCACGGCATCTGCGGCGCGCGGATGATCTGCGGCAGCTCCGGCATGTCGGCAGCGTGCGCACCGGGCGCGAACGCGGCGAAGAAAAGAGCGGCGGCGATCAGAAATTTTTTCATGGCGTACTCACTGGGCTTGCCGCGGCGGACGCCCCGCCGCGATTACTGGAACGTGAGCAGGATTATGAAATTGTTAGGGTTAACATTCGGATAAGCGCCGCCTTCCGCGCGAATAAAAAAATGACCGGCAAAAAGAAAAACGGCGCGGCGGTTTCCCGTCGCGCCGTTTTGTTTTCTTCGCTCCGCGATCAGAAGCGGCGGATCAGCGGCTGCACGATCTCCTGCGGCTGGTAGCCGGTGGCGAAGGTGTAGCGGATGCCGAGCTTCAGATCGTGCGAGTCGATGCCCTTGAAGTGCATCGGGTTGTAGATCGTATTGGTGCCGTCGAAGGCGATGATGTCGCCGCTCTGGCCGTCGCCGAGATAGGTGTAGCGATAGGCCAGTTCCACGGTGAAGTTCTTGGTCACTTCATAGGCAAGGCCCGCGTGCAGCGCCCAGGCGAAATTCCACGTGTAGCCGGAGTCCGCGTAGGCGAGCGTCGGCGCAATGCCGTTGGTGCCCATATCGCGGAAGCTGTGGATGCCGATGCGGCTGAAGCCGAGACCCGCGCCGACGAATGGGGTTACGCCATACCAGGTCCCCATGTCGGCGTAGATGTTGGCGAGGAACAGCCACTCGGATTTCTTCGCCGTGTAATTGTTGAAGCGCGGACCCGGGTTTGGGTCTGGCGCAATCGCGGTCCAGAGATCCAGACCGTGGAAGCCGGTTTCGCCGCGATATTCACCGGTGATGTCGAAACGCAGCCAGCTATTCCACTTGTAGCCGACGCCGATGCCGAACACCGAACCGGCCTCGAAATTGCGGTCAATGACGCGCAGGTCGTTCGTGGTTGCAAACAGCGCGTTATCGAGGCGGCTGACCGCCTGGTTGGTCATGCCGATATCGCCGCGAATGTACCAGCCGCCGAACTCTTCGATCACGGGCGGCGGAGGCGGCGGCGGCATCACGCAATGCGGCGGCGGGGGCGGACCATAGGGGTTATGCGGCGGGCACGGCTGCGGCACGTCGGCCGCGAGCGCGCCGCTCATGCCGAAGGCGCTTGCGCTGATTACTGCGAGCGCGAGTTTCTTTACGCTGCCCATCTCACTCAATCCTTTTTCATGGCGTGAGCGGAATCGAACGCGCGCTC is a window encoding:
- a CDS encoding phosphoserine transaminase, yielding MTTQPTARPRVNHFSSGPCAKRPGWKLQNLEKALVGRSHRSKPGKARLKYAIELTREVLGVPADYKIGIVPASDTGAVEMVLWSLLGARGVEVLTWESFGEGWATDVVKQLKLKDAKVTKAPYGELPDLAKVDFKNDVIFTWNGTTSGVRVPNADWIPANREGLTICDATSAAFAQNLDFAKLDVVTYSWQKVLGGEAAHGMLILSPRAVERLESHTPAWPMPKIFRMTKGGKLIGGIFEGETINTPSMLAVEDYVDALEWAKSVGSLKGLQARADKNFAVLANWVAKTPWVAFLAKNEAERSNTSVCFEVVDPAIKALPADAQNAFAKSLASLLEKENVALDIGHYRDAPPGLRIWTGATIEASDLEALTPWLDWAFAQAKAAQAKAA
- a CDS encoding porin family protein, whose protein sequence is MKKFLIAAALFFAAFAPGAHAADMPELPQIIRAPQMPWVEFGSNWYLRGDFSYRQYDSPSVTDGTQALTNTSLKDAAAFGLGVGYKFNDWLRGDITYDYAFKSTFRGNNTCADPCGGPGLGGITNDTTNLRSMTLLVNGYVDMGTWWGITPYVGAGVGAAYLSTGGYQTTTPLNVVTAFPGGSVWNFAWNATAGAAYHVSPNLSFDFNYRYLDLGGFQANPYSSDNITAHEFRVGFRYLID
- a CDS encoding porin family protein, producing the protein MGSVKKLALAVISASAFGMSGALAADVPQPCPPHNPYGPPPPPHCVMPPPPPPPVIEEFGGWYIRGDIGMTNQAVSRLDNALFATTNDLRVIDRNFEAGSVFGIGVGYKWNSWLRFDITGEYRGETGFHGLDLWTAIAPDPNPGPRFNNYTAKKSEWLFLANIYADMGTWYGVTPFVGAGLGFSRIGIHSFRDMGTNGIAPTLAYADSGYTWNFAWALHAGLAYEVTKNFTVELAYRYTYLGDGQSGDIIAFDGTNTIYNPMHFKGIDSHDLKLGIRYTFATGYQPQEIVQPLIRRF